The proteins below come from a single Clupea harengus chromosome 21, Ch_v2.0.2, whole genome shotgun sequence genomic window:
- the LOC105905655 gene encoding claudin-22, with protein sequence MDQSVCILELLGVFFSILAWLFSLATNLMSQWLTLSTELLPAESYELGLWETCVVQDLGVQECRPYDSLLGLPPDIRLARILMCTATSTGLLAVMLAIPGMYVVNSCKGTETIRAKRTMKMIAGILGLATGVLVIIPVSYIAHLTVLRFFDESVPEVVPRWEFGQGLFWGWGAALMHLTAGLLLVSSCVCLQDESCPATTSLQRHTTGIELNHRKRTEYV encoded by the coding sequence ATGGATCAAAGTGTGTGCATTCTGGAGCTCCTGGGTGTGTTCTTCTCAATCCTGGCCTGGCTGTTCTCGCTGGCCACCAACCTCATGTCACAGTGGCTGACCCTCTCCACGGAGCTCCTCCCGGCCGAGAGCTACGAGCTGGGCCTCTGGGAGACGTGCGTGGTGCAGGACCTGGGCGTGCAGGAGTGCCGGCCCTACGACAGCCTCCTGGGCCTGCCACCAGACATCCGGCTGGCCCGCATCCTCATGTGCACTGCCACGTCGACCGGTCTCCTGGCGGTGATGCTTGCCATCCCGGGCATGTATGTGGTGAACAGCTGCAAGGGGACGGAGACGATACGCGCCAAGCGGACGATGAAGATGATCGCGGGCATCCTCGGCCTGGCGACGGGCGTCCTGGTTATCATTCCCGTCTCGTACATCGCACACCTGACAGTGCTGCGCTTCTTCGACGAGTCGGTGCCGGAGGTGGTGCCGCGCTGGGAGTTTGGCCAGGGCCTGTTCTGGGGCTGGGGGGCGGCTCTGATGCACCTGACCGCTGGGCTGCTCCTGGTCAGCTCCTGCGTGTGTTTACAGGACGAGTCCTGCCCTGCAACCACGTCCCTACAGAGACACACGACGGGCATAGAGCTCAACCACAGGAAACGCACGGAATACGTGTGA
- the LOC105905656 gene encoding claudin-34-like, whose translation MAYLAHTIHPQFAGLFVGSVGWILTMVTIGLIQWRVWVVDDASVISSGLAWVGIWRVCFYSHVVVTSERGVMYCQKMGISDSFVPMEITVAQVLMLVALGLGLLANASTLYGLRNVFFGWDKHEPIRLAFTVGGLLHLLSSLCSLVPLCLNLRAVLTNQNISFPGNFYMPPTPTQQYVGEAIGVGITAAVLTVTSGFLFLCYRFPIRTPSKVQPAWAEAGCSDGTGNPAYQSQENIE comes from the coding sequence ATGGCTTACCTCGCCCACACGATCCATCCTCAGTTCGCGGGGCTGTTTGTGGGCAGCGTGGGATGGATCCTCACCATGGTAACCATCGGACTCATCCAGTGGAGGGTGTGGGTGGTGGACGACGCGAGCGTCATCTCCTCCGGGCTGGCGTGGGTGGGCATCTGGAGGGTCTGCTTCTACAGCCACGTGGTGGTGACCTCGGAACGTGGCGTCATGTACTGCCAGAAGATGGGCATCTCGGACAGCTTCGTTCCCATGGAGATCACCGTGGCGCAGGTGCTGATGCTGGTGGCGTTGGGGCTCGGGCTCCTGGCGAACGCTAGCACACTCTATGGCCTGAGGAACGTCTTCTTCGGATGGGACAAGCACGAGCCCATCCGACTGGCGTTTACAGTGGGGGGCCTTCTTCACCTGCTGTCCAGCCTGTGCTCTCTGGTGCCCCTCTGTCTGAACCTGCGTGCCGTGCTGACCAATCAAAACATCAGCTTCCCGGGGAACTTCTACATGCCCCCCACGCCCACGCAGCAGTATGTTGGTGAGGCCATCGGGGTGGGCATAACCGCTGCCGTCCTGACAGTCACCAGTgggtttctgtttctctgctacCGGTTCCCGATCAGAACCCCATCCAAGGTCCAACCCGCTTGGGCGGAAGCCGGCTGCTCCGACGGCACGGGCAACCCAGCCTACCAGTCTCAGGAGAACATTGAGTAG